The following coding sequences are from one Gossypium hirsutum isolate 1008001.06 chromosome A12, Gossypium_hirsutum_v2.1, whole genome shotgun sequence window:
- the LOC107952538 gene encoding probable calcium-binding protein CML15 produces MEPLGEDDLSQLKEIFARFDMDSDGSLTILELAALLRSIGIKPSGDQIHVLLANMDANGNGSVEFDELASILPELPGEILNNQERLTEVFQLFDRDGNGYITAAELAGCMAKMGYPLTYSELTEIIKEADSDGDGVISFTEFSSIMGKSALEFLGISLSS; encoded by the coding sequence ATGGAGCCATTAGGAGAAGATGACCTAAGTCAATTAAAGGAAATTTTCGCAAGGTTCGACATGGATTCCGATGGCAGCCTAACGATTCTAGAGCTTGCGGCACTGCTAAGATCGATTGGGATCAAGCCATCAGGTGATCAAATCCATGTTTTGTTAGCCAACATGGATGCCAACGGCAATGGTTCGGTTGAATTTGATGAACTAGCCAGTATATTGCCTGAACTTCCTGGAGAAATATTGAATAACCAAGAGCGATTAACGGAGGTGTTTCAATTGTTTGATCGTGACGGCAATGGATACATCACCGCAGCGGAGCTCGCTGGTTGCATGGCCAAAATGGGATATCCATTGACCTATTCAGAGCTAACTGAGATTATTAAAGAGGCTGATTCCGATGGGGATGGTGTCATTAGCTTCACTGAATTTTCTTCTATAATGGGAAAATCAGCCCTGGAATTTCTAGGTATTAGTCTGTCATCATGA
- the LOC107951194 gene encoding protein MIZU-KUSSEI 1, protein MAKASQDNSKIHFHWTKKVGTEEDDVEQPSTFKQPTSNPSDQQDKKHENIKVKTHVGVPTPRKKLQAVAIARLRAVLTAFGKNRSNPPFGGLLGPRVVGTLFGSRRGHVHFAFQKEPNSPPAFLVELATPISVLVREMASGLVRIALECDKEDNEEKKAARLLEEPVWRTYCNGKKCGFATRRDCGPKEWKILKAVEPISMGAGVLPLTEPEAGDGELMYMRAKFERIIGSRDSEAFYMMNPDSNGAPELSIYLLRV, encoded by the coding sequence ATGGCGAAAGCCTCTCAAGACAACTCCAAAATACACTTCCACTGGACCAAAAAAGTTGGAACCGAAGAGGACGATGTCGAACAACCTTCAACTTTCAAGCAGCCAACTTCAAACCCCAGTGATCAACAAGACAAGAAGCATGAAAACATCAAAGTTAAAACCCATGTGGGTGTTCCAACCCCCAGGAAGAAGCTTCAAGCAGTTGCAATCGCAAGGCTTCGAGCTGTTCTAACTGCTTTTGGGAAGAACCGTTCCAACCCGCCCTTTGGAGGTCTTCTTGGACCTCGAGTTGTCGGCACCCTTTTTGGTTCCAGGCGTGGCCATGTTCACTTTGCTTTTCAGAAAGAACCCAATTCCCCACCAGCTTTCCTCGTTGAACTCGCCACACCCATTAGTGTCCTGGTTCGAGAAATGGCGTCTGGGTTGGTACGCATTGCTTTGGAGTGTGATAAAGAAGACAATGAAGAGAAAAAGGCTGCGAGATTACTGGAAGAGCCAGTGTGGAGAACTTACTGCAATGGAAAGAAATGTGGGTTTGCAACAAGGAGGGACTGTGGGCCTAAAGAATGGAAGATCCTTAAAGCTGTTGAACCAATCTCCATGGGAGCTGGGGTTTTACCACTGACTGAACCAGAAGCTGGCGATGGTGAGCTAATGTATATGAGGGCTAAGTTCGAGAGGATTATTGGGTCAAGAGATTCTGAAGCTTTCTATATGATGAATCCTGACAGCAATGGAGCTCCTGAACTTAGCATCTATTTGCTTAGAGTGTGA